One genomic region from Podarcis raffonei isolate rPodRaf1 chromosome Z, rPodRaf1.pri, whole genome shotgun sequence encodes:
- the ALG13 gene encoding putative bifunctional UDP-N-acetylglucosamine transferase and deubiquitinase ALG13 yields MKSAFVTVGTTSFDDLIAAVTAPEALQVLQDLGYSRLVLQVGRGTVCPVSTSTPTFTLEVFRFKNSLSEDVQTADLVISHAGAGSCLEVLEAGKPLLVVVNDKLMDNHQLELARQLCRDGHLFYCTCRTLLKTLQTSDFSTLKPFPPGQPEKFAAFLDKVIGI; encoded by the exons ATGAAGTCCGCCTTTGTCACCGTGGGCACGACCAGCTTCGACGACCTCATCGCCGCCGTGACGGCTCCGGAGGCTCTGCAG GTTTTACAGGATCTTGGCTACAGCAGACTTGTCCTTCAGGTTGGCAGGGGCACAGTTTGCCCTGTTTCAACCAGCACACCTACATTTACCCTGGAAGTGTTCAGGTTCAAGAACTCACTCTCTGAAGATGTGCAAACAGCCGATCTAGTCATAAGTCATGCAG GTGCTGGTAGCTGCTTGGAAGTATTGGAAGCAGGGAAGCCACTACTGGTAGTTGTAAATGACAAGCTTATGGACAATCACCAGTTAGAACTGGCAAGGCAGCTGTGCAGGGACGGCCATCTCTTTTACTGCACTTGCAG GACCCTTCTGAAGACACTTCAAACATCAGACTTTTCAACCCTGAAGCCTTTTCCTCCTGGACAGCCAGAAAAATTTGCTGCATTCTTGGACAAAGTAATTGGCATTTGA
- the SERTM2 gene encoding serine-rich and transmembrane domain-containing 2 produces the protein MTEVYFRFRGNLTGRAHPPPTLATGVANADKYSNLYMYVGLFLTLLAILLILLFTMLLRLKHVISPITTSPESTENIQQFTDVEMHGRIPST, from the coding sequence ATGACTGAGGTCTATTTCAGATTCCGTGGAAATCTTACTGGTcgtgcccacccacccccaaccctgGCTACAGGAGTGGCAAATGCAGATAAATACTCCAACTTGTATATGTATGTAGGGTTGTTTCTGACCCTACTGGCCATCCTACTCATTCTACTTTTCACCATGCTCCTGCGTCTGAAACACGTCATCTCCCCTATTACCACATCTCCAGAGAGCACCGAGAACATCCAGCAGTTTACAGATGTTGAAATGCATGGCAGGATCCCCAGTACTTAG